Proteins from a genomic interval of Pseudodesulfovibrio nedwellii:
- a CDS encoding DMT family transporter, whose product MFKNQVVIGSLYALLATVLWAGAFIIARLAVGEISPMTLGATRWGMALIILSTFMLPKVKKEWPVAKTFLPQIIAAAAFGVAAYSPLSYFAAQTTSAINLSLISVTTPIFIVIIAAGMGQKQSFNTWAGCLVALIGSFYLVSGGDINQILGMHFAAGDILMLGAAVGFAIYSLILKKTPDGLSGGTIMYLMSFFAVLMLIPCVIWESTQPSMVFNMNGVVLFSITFSAICSSIIAWWTWNIGLEKAGPELCGMIYYSLPLWGGFFAFVFLGEQMTSVHYVSGALIIGGIIWASRGAKKPVEDKA is encoded by the coding sequence ATGTTTAAGAATCAAGTAGTCATCGGATCACTTTACGCTTTGCTGGCCACCGTCCTGTGGGCCGGTGCTTTCATTATCGCCCGCTTGGCAGTTGGCGAAATCTCACCCATGACCTTGGGCGCAACCCGCTGGGGCATGGCTCTGATTATTCTCAGCACTTTCATGTTGCCAAAAGTGAAAAAAGAATGGCCTGTCGCCAAAACATTTCTGCCGCAGATCATCGCTGCCGCCGCATTCGGTGTGGCCGCATACTCTCCGCTCAGCTATTTCGCAGCGCAGACCACCTCGGCCATCAACCTCTCTCTCATTTCCGTAACAACTCCCATCTTCATCGTTATCATTGCAGCCGGCATGGGCCAAAAGCAATCCTTCAACACATGGGCTGGCTGTCTCGTCGCCCTGATCGGTTCTTTCTATCTCGTCTCCGGTGGCGACATTAACCAGATCCTCGGCATGCATTTCGCCGCAGGTGACATCCTGATGCTCGGCGCCGCAGTCGGTTTCGCCATCTACAGCCTGATCCTCAAGAAGACACCCGACGGCCTGTCCGGCGGCACCATCATGTACCTCATGTCCTTCTTCGCAGTGCTCATGCTCATCCCCTGCGTCATCTGGGAATCCACTCAGCCAAGCATGGTCTTCAACATGAACGGCGTGGTCCTTTTCTCCATCACTTTCTCCGCCATCTGTTCCTCCATCATCGCGTGGTGGACTTGGAACATCGGCCTTGAAAAGGCCGGTCCAGAACTGTGCGGCATGATCTACTACTCCCTCCCCCTCTGGGGCGGCTTCTTCGCCTTCGTTTTCCTTGGCGAACAAATGACATCAGTCCACTACGTCTCCGGCGCGCTGATCATTGGCGGTATCATCTGGGCCAGCCGTGGCGCCAAAAAACCCGTTGAAGACAAAGCTTAA
- a CDS encoding (2Fe-2S)-binding protein — MNEQRKKLITLTVNDEVLSIPVESHWTLSKVLRNDCGHTGAKEACGEGACGACTVLIDGVAVPSCMVLAVEQEGKVIETVEGLSKDGKLHPIQEAWLEEYGAQCGFCSPGMIMTTKYLLSKNSDPTDDEIKEALGGNLCICNNYEHIINAVRSAAKKMAKEQV, encoded by the coding sequence ATGAACGAACAACGAAAAAAACTCATCACATTGACAGTAAACGATGAAGTTCTGTCGATCCCGGTGGAGTCGCACTGGACCCTTTCCAAAGTCCTCCGCAACGACTGTGGCCACACCGGAGCCAAGGAAGCGTGCGGCGAAGGTGCGTGCGGTGCATGTACCGTCCTCATCGACGGCGTAGCCGTTCCCTCCTGCATGGTTCTGGCCGTGGAGCAGGAAGGTAAAGTCATCGAAACGGTTGAAGGATTGTCCAAGGACGGCAAGCTGCATCCCATTCAGGAAGCATGGCTTGAAGAATACGGCGCACAATGCGGTTTCTGCTCTCCCGGAATGATCATGACCACCAAGTATCTGCTGAGCAAAAATTCTGATCCCACTGACGACGAAATCAAGGAAGCCCTCGGCGGCAACCTCTGTATCTGCAACAACTACGAGCACATCATCAACGCCGTACGCAGTGCGGCCAAGAAGATGGCAAAGGAGCAGGTCTAA